The Polyangium aurulentum genomic interval CCCGCCCGCGCTACCGGAACCACCCATTCCGCCGGCGCTGGCCATTCCGCTCGTGTCCCCGGGCTCGCTGCTGGCGCACGTCATATCATCGACGTCCTCGACGTCGTCGCAGCCGGTGAGGATCGACATGGCGGAGGCCAAGAAGGTCGACGTGGTCAAAAAACACAAAACCGCGACACTTGAGATGGTTCGTCTGGTGAGGCTCATCGTGACACCTTACGACCCGGATGGGAGGAGATGGCCATCTCCATCAGGGCTTGGGCAGGAGAGTTACTGGTTCTTTGGGCGGCCGAGCTACCGCGGCGATATTGCTGCCGCCCCGCTGACCAGCAGGCTATTCAACGCTTTGCAGCAGTCGTGCCCAAGGCGTTTCGCGTGCCCCAGATCACCAAAATGGTCCGCCGCTTGGCAGAATTCGGGCTCTCTGCCTCCGGCCTCCCGCGTCTGAGAGAGACGCGACGCGTCCTGCGGCGACACGCTGGATCGGTCGGCAACGGGATCGCAGACCGTGTTAGGGTGGCAGATCGTATGTCGCGCCATGATTTGCTCCCCGCGCTGCTCCCCCGCTTGATGCAAGCCGCCTACTTCGAAGACGCCGCCACGGCCGCGCTCGAGGCGGTCCTCGCTTGCGCGGACGAGGCGGTCGCCAAGAGCCGCTTCGCGACCAGCGCGCGCCTGCTCCGCGCCATGGTCCACCTCCGGCCGAGCGATGGATATCAGCGCCTCTTCGGCGTCGAGCACCGCACCGGCACGCAGGTCGAGGGCACGGGCTACCTCACCTCCGCCAACGTCTGGCGCTGGGTCGCCGAGCATCGCTGCGCGGTCTCGGTCGACGTGCAACTCGGCGCCCTTCACGCGCGACTGCCCGATGGGTCGGTCGAGCGAAGCGGGCCCCAGGAAGCGGCCGGCGTGCCGGGGTACGAGACGCGCCAGCGCATGCTCGGCCGCGAGGCCACGCACGTGCACGTCATCCCGCTGCGCACGCCCGGCGGCGGCGTGGGAGGCATGATCGCACTCGAGGCACACGCCAAGGCAGCGATCGGGCGCGAATTCGTGTGGGGCGACTGCGAGGAGCAGCTCGAGCTCGTCGCCAGCGCGGCCGCTCCTTACCTCGGCGCCCTGCCACCGCGCCCGGTCCGGGGCGCGCAGACGGATGCGCTCTTGCCAGTCGTCGGACGGGCGACGGCAGGGCTCATCGAGGTCCTGCGCGTCTTCGCCCAGCAAGAGGAGACCGTGCTCGTCAGCGGCCCGACCGGCGCGGGAAAATCGCGGCTCGCGCGCTGGTGTCACGAGCAATCGCAACGCAAGGGCAAGCCCTTCGAGACGCTCGATCTGCTCAGCGTGCCCGAGGAGCTTCAGATGGCCGAGCTCTTCGGCTGGAAACGCGGCGCGTTCACCGGCGCCATGAAGGATTCGGTAGGCGCAATCGCGCGCGCGTCGCAGGGCACGCTCTTCATTGACGAGATCGACAAGCTCTCACTCAAGGCCCAGGCGGGCATGCTGCGGGTGCTCGAGGAGCGGCGCTACAGGCCCCTCGGCGACGAGGGCACCGAGAGGCGCGCGGACGTGCGGTTCGTCGTTGGGACCAACGCCGACCTTCGCGCGCAGGTTCGCGCCGGCAAGTTCCGCGAGGACCTCTACTACCGCATCAATGTCCTTCCCGTGCGCCTGCCGGCGCTCGCCGAGCGGCTCGACGAGCTGCCCTTGTGGGCCGAATACATGCTCGGTCGGAGGCACGAAGAGTCGGGCGGCGGCGGCGCGGTGCGAATCGCACGCGAGGCCATCGATCTTTTGACGAGCGTGCCCTGGCCGGGCAACCTGCGGCAGCTCGACAACATCATCCGCAGGGCATATGCCATCTCGCTCTCGGACCGTGGCGGCGCGGGCAGTGATCTCGTGCTCGCGCGGCGGCACGTGGAGCGGGCGCTCGCCTACGATGCCTCACCCGAGACGGGCGCGCTCGTCGAGCTGCTATGGCGCGCGGCGAGCGCATTCGTGCAGGAGGCCGAGCGGCGCGGGCCGAGCGCGGGCCCGCTCTCGCTCGATATGGCCGATGCCTTCCGGGGGCTGGTGCTCGCCGCCGCAGTGCAGCGGCGAGGTCGTGACGATGCCTTCGTGCTGCTCGGCCAGCAGCAGCTCCTCAAGAACAGAAACCACCACCGCGCGCTGAAGAGGGAACTCGAGCGCGTGCGCGAGCTTCTGCGCCTGGTGGGCGGCGATGTCGATCCGGCGCTCGCCGCGGTACTGGATGCCGCCGAAGAGTCCGGCGAAGGGCGTTGAGGTCTCGCATAACGTTCAATGGCGGCTGGAGGACTGGATGGAGATCCCCAAGGGGGGCGCCCTTGCCACCACCTGTGACGCCGGGCCGGGGGCCGTGAGTCTCAAGCTCGAGCCAGGCACGGTGCACAAGCATTACGAGCTCATCCGACAGCTCGGCGCGGGCGGGATGGGGGTGGTGTTCCTGGCCCGCGATATCCGGCTCGGGCGGCTGGTGGCCATCAAGTTTCTGCTCGATCGTACCGGGACGGCAGCGGAGCGTTTCCTCGGCGAGGCGCGGGCCACGGCGCTGTGCAGGCACGACAATATCGTGGTCATTCACGACGTCGATGAGGTGGATGGCTCGCCGTACATGGTCCTCGAGTACATCCAGGGCCGCACGCTGCGCGCAGCGATGGCGGAGAGGGCGCACGATACCGCAGCGGTCGCCATCGAGGTGATGCTGCCAGTGGCGCGCGCGCTGGCCTGCGCGCACGAAATGGGCCTCATTCACCGGGACCTCAAGCCCGAGAATATACTGCTTGGCGACGATGGCGCGGTGAAGGTGGTGGATTTTGGCATCGCCAAGCAGGTCTCCATGGCCCAGGCCGCAGCGCTGCCAGACGCGCGGGCGATTCATCGAGAGGACACGGCGCTGACGCAGGACGGGGCGCTGGTCGGCACCATGCCGTACATGTCGCCCGAGCAATGGCTGGAAGAGCCGCTCGACGCGCGGAGCGATATCTGGGCGGCGGGGATCATCCTCTTCGAGATATCGACCGGCGCGCATCCGCTGGAGCCGCCCTCGCTCGCGCGGCTCGTGGAGGTCATGGATCTGGAGGCCCCCATGCCGAGCGTGCGCGAGAGGCGCCCCGATCTCGGGCTGCTTGCAGACGTGATCGACAGGTGCTTGAAGAAGCGTAAGGAAGAGCGGATGGGCTCGGCCCGGGAGCTGGCTGAGGCCCTCGAGGGGATTGGCGCGGACAAAGGCCCCCTCGCGCTCGCCGAGGACGAGGGGCCGTTCGCGGGCCTGTCGGCGTTCCAGGAAGCGGACGCGGCGCGGTTCTTCGGTCGTGACAACGATATCGCCGCGGTGATCGGCAGGCTGCGCAACCAGCAGCTCATCATGATTGCAGGGCCCTCGGGCGCGGGGAAATCATCTTTCGTCCGTGCAGGGGTCATTCCGGCGCTCAAGCGCGCGTGGAGGGAAGCGGAGGCTTTCGTCGTTCGCCCGGGGCCGCGGCCGCTGGCCGCACTGGCGGATGTGCTCGCGCACCTCGCGGATACGGTCGATGCGCCTGGCGAGGCGGATCCGGAGGCGATAGCCGGGACGTTGCGGTCGCAGCCAGGGTATCTTGGCGCGCGGCTGCGCTCGCGGTGCAGGAAGCGCGGGGGAGACCATCGCATCTTGCTCTTCGTGGACCAGCTCGAGGAGCTCTATACGCTGGGGAGCGGGCCCGAGGAGCGGGCGGCGTTCTGCGCGTGCCTGGAGGGCGTGGGCGATGACGCGTCGTCACCGCTGCGGGTCGTGCTCTCCATGCGCGGGGATTTTCTCGATCGGCTGGCGGAGGAGCGGCGCTTCTCGGCGGAGGTGACGCGTGGGCTCTTCCTTTTGCCCCCCATGACGCACGACGGCCTGCGGGCTGCGCTCGTGAAGCCGCTCGAAGCTGCGCGGTATGCATTCGAGGACGACGCGCTCGTCGGGGAGATGTTGGGCGGCCTCCAAGGGACCGGGAGCCCGCTGCCGCTCTTGCAGTTCACGGCCATGAAGCTCTGGGAGGAGCGCGATCGGGAGAGACGGCTGCTCACGCGAGAGGCGTACGTGGCGCTCGGCGGCGTGGCGGGGGCGCTATCGACGCACGCGGACGCGGTGCTTTCCGGGATGGCACCCAGCGCGCAGCGGCTCACGCGTGCCATTTTCACGCGTCTCGTGACGCCGGAGCGGACGCGGGCGATCGTGCGCCTGGATGAGCTCGTTGCGCTCTCCGACGACGCCGCGGCTGTGGAGGGAGTGGTGCAGCACCTGGCGGAGGCGCGGCTGCTCGCGATCGAGTCCGGGGGCGAGCGGGAGGGCAGGACGGTGGAGCTCGTCCACGAGTCGCTCATCGACCGTTGGGCCAAGCTCCGGCAATGGCTGGACGCGGACGAGCAGGACGCGCAGTTTTTGGTCGAGTTGCGGAATGCTGCGCAACAATGGGAGAAGAACGGGCGAGCGGACGATTTCTTGTGGCGGGACCGGGCCGCGCTGGAGGCGGGGCAATGGCTCGAGCGGCGCAAAGCGGAGGATATGCGCGGACTCGGGAAAAGGGAGCGCGGGTATCTGGAGGCGGTCGTCCGGCTCGCGCAGCGGATGAGGCGCAGGCGGAGGAGGATGGTCGGGGCGCTCTTTACGGGCCTCGGCGTGGTCACGCTCGTCATTTTGGTCCTCCTCTTCCGGGCGAACGGGGAGGCGGCGCGCGCTGAGGCAGAGAAGGCGGAAGCGCAGGCGCAGCGGGGAGAGGCGCTGGCGCAGAGGACGAGAGCGGAGCAGAGCGCCGTGCGCGCGAGGAATGCCACGAGGATGGCGGCAGCCCGCGAGCGGCAGGGAGACCCGACAACG includes:
- a CDS encoding sigma-54-dependent transcriptional regulator; amino-acid sequence: MSRHDLLPALLPRLMQAAYFEDAATAALEAVLACADEAVAKSRFATSARLLRAMVHLRPSDGYQRLFGVEHRTGTQVEGTGYLTSANVWRWVAEHRCAVSVDVQLGALHARLPDGSVERSGPQEAAGVPGYETRQRMLGREATHVHVIPLRTPGGGVGGMIALEAHAKAAIGREFVWGDCEEQLELVASAAAPYLGALPPRPVRGAQTDALLPVVGRATAGLIEVLRVFAQQEETVLVSGPTGAGKSRLARWCHEQSQRKGKPFETLDLLSVPEELQMAELFGWKRGAFTGAMKDSVGAIARASQGTLFIDEIDKLSLKAQAGMLRVLEERRYRPLGDEGTERRADVRFVVGTNADLRAQVRAGKFREDLYYRINVLPVRLPALAERLDELPLWAEYMLGRRHEESGGGGAVRIAREAIDLLTSVPWPGNLRQLDNIIRRAYAISLSDRGGAGSDLVLARRHVERALAYDASPETGALVELLWRAASAFVQEAERRGPSAGPLSLDMADAFRGLVLAAAVQRRGRDDAFVLLGQQQLLKNRNHHRALKRELERVRELLRLVGGDVDPALAAVLDAAEESGEGR
- a CDS encoding protein kinase domain-containing protein, coding for MEIPKGGALATTCDAGPGAVSLKLEPGTVHKHYELIRQLGAGGMGVVFLARDIRLGRLVAIKFLLDRTGTAAERFLGEARATALCRHDNIVVIHDVDEVDGSPYMVLEYIQGRTLRAAMAERAHDTAAVAIEVMLPVARALACAHEMGLIHRDLKPENILLGDDGAVKVVDFGIAKQVSMAQAAALPDARAIHREDTALTQDGALVGTMPYMSPEQWLEEPLDARSDIWAAGIILFEISTGAHPLEPPSLARLVEVMDLEAPMPSVRERRPDLGLLADVIDRCLKKRKEERMGSARELAEALEGIGADKGPLALAEDEGPFAGLSAFQEADAARFFGRDNDIAAVIGRLRNQQLIMIAGPSGAGKSSFVRAGVIPALKRAWREAEAFVVRPGPRPLAALADVLAHLADTVDAPGEADPEAIAGTLRSQPGYLGARLRSRCRKRGGDHRILLFVDQLEELYTLGSGPEERAAFCACLEGVGDDASSPLRVVLSMRGDFLDRLAEERRFSAEVTRGLFLLPPMTHDGLRAALVKPLEAARYAFEDDALVGEMLGGLQGTGSPLPLLQFTAMKLWEERDRERRLLTREAYVALGGVAGALSTHADAVLSGMAPSAQRLTRAIFTRLVTPERTRAIVRLDELVALSDDAAAVEGVVQHLAEARLLAIESGGEREGRTVELVHESLIDRWAKLRQWLDADEQDAQFLVELRNAAQQWEKNGRADDFLWRDRAALEAGQWLERRKAEDMRGLGKRERGYLEAVVRLAQRMRRRRRRMVGALFTGLGVVTLVILVLLFRANGEAARAEAEKAEAQAQRGEALAQRTRAEQSAVRARNATRMAAARERQGDPTTMLALLREVEPPEVPRGWSELTRSALDVGVAGAVLNHPDVVDTAAWSPDGKRIVTASRDKTARVWSADGMGDPRVLRGHQDAIFSIAWSPDGKRIVTASQDKTVRVWSADGMGDPLVLRGHEKAVYQVAWSPDGKRIVTASLDKTARVWGADGTGDPLVLRGHEEAVRQVAWSPDGKRIVTASWDKTARVWSADGTGAPRVLRGHEQPVRQVAWSPDGKRIVTASWDKTARVWSADGTGDPRVLRGHERELNSLAWSPDGKRIVTASLDKTARVWSADGTGDPRVLRGHEDTVRWVAWSPDGKRIVTASLDKTARVWSADGTGDPRVLRGHESLVYSAAWSPDGKRIVTASEDKTARVWSANFDPLVLRGHEGSVHSAAWNPDDKHIVTASKDKTARVWSADGTGDPRVLRGHEDMILSTAWSPDGKHIVTASEDKTARVWDADGTGDPRVLRGHEQAVSSAAWSPDGKRIVTASKDKTARVWGADGTGDPRVLRGHEREVHSAAWSPDGKRIVTASEDRTARVWSADGTGAPRVLRGHEDTVRWVAWSPDGKRIVTASWDKTVRVWSADGTGDPRVLRGHDEGVNSAAWSPDGKRIVTASQDKTVRVWNADNAEMLLVFRGDDAFNHAAFGPDGKRIVAVSDDKTVSVWSDVEPLHSAEDLRLWTATSYCMPIEHRIEILDVPEATARNDQKDCLHRVEEAGARPGR